CCGCTTTCAATGAAGCTGCTTACATTGAGTAGCTCAGACCCAGGAAGTACTGGCGACCGAAGGACTGGATGGTCCCTGTCTGATACTCCTCACCGAAGTAGGTCTTGTTGGGTTCGTCTGTCAGGTTATTGATCTGGAAGAGGAACTTAAGACCGTTATCCAGCGCGTAAGACGCCTGATAGTCGAAGATGGTTTCGGCATCGAAGAAGGCCAGTTGGGTTTCAACGGCAACCTGCTCAGACACATAACCACTGCGATAACGCATGCTCAAACGGGTATCGAAACCATCCAGGGTGTAGAACAGGGTGGTGTTAACCACGTGCTCAGACAAACCAGGCAGCGGAATATCCAGAGAAGAGCCGCTCAGGTCGGTGGTGAACTGCACTTCACTGTCGGAGTAAGAGTAGCTGCCGGTGAAGCCCAGGCCACTCAATGGATCGGGCAGGAAGTCAAACACCTGGGTGTAGGCCAGCTCAACGCCGCGGATGTAGCCACCCTTGTCGTTGTTGATGGCGGTTTGGTATTGGCCTTCGTCTTTCACTACCGGGAACTCAACACCGTTGTCGATAATGGTATCGGGCACCAGGAAACCGGCTTCTTCGAAATCGAATGGCTGGATGGTGAAGTTGTTAATGAAAGACTTGATGTCTTTGTAGAACAGGGCTACGACCACGGCGCCTTCGCTGTCTTCGAAGTAGTGCTCGTAGGACAGGTCGAACTGATCGGCGTAGAAAGGATCCAGCAGTGGGCTGGTGTTGCCCCATGCGTTGTACTTCTTGTAGCCGGGAGTGGAGGCATCGTCATACCAGCTGCCCATGCCTGACTTCAGCTTGTCGATAGGTGGACGCGCCATGACGGAGGCGGCAGCAAAACGCAGCTGATCGTTATCGGTCAGGTGGAAGTTCAGGTTCAGCGAGGGCAGGTAATCGGTGTAAGTCTTACCCACTTCGTTGCGGATATAGTCTGTGCTCACCACGCCTTTTTCGTCGGTGATGGCTTCACCCAGACCAAAGCCAACCTGCTGCAGACCGGTACTGGACTGATCGGTATGCACTACGCGAAGACCCAGGTTACCTGTGACTTTCACGTCGGCAAGATCAAACTCCAGGTTGGCCTGCACATAACCCGCCAACACATCTTCGTTAACCGCACCGCTTTGGATCATGGTCCAGTTATTGGACCAGTTGGCGGTAGGGGCGAAAGGATCCTGACCTGTAGCAGCGAGCTGCGCATTAACCAGATCAACGGCCTTGTCGAAGTCGATAGCAAGGAAGCTTGGGTAACCGGCGAGTTCGCCGCCAAAGTTCACCACGCTGGTCATGTCTTCGGTCAGACGCAGTACCGGTTGGTTTGCCGGATTGTTGCCAAACTCGAAACCGTAACCTGCCTGAGAGCGCTGGGCGTTGAATTCACGCTCAGAGTAACGCACACCAAACTCGACAGAAGAGACAAAAGCGGTATCCAGCTGATAGTTGAAGTCCAGCTTGTACGCAATCAGATCGTTTTGCTGGTTGTAGGGCCACATGCCCACTTCTTTCAGACCCAGAGTGCTCAGATCTGTGTAGTCATTGGTGACCGAGATGGAGGCGGGGTTCAGGTCGTTCAGCTGATAGCTGATGGACTCGGCAGCGCGGATTTGGTTGTCGATATCCTGATACAGCACAGCGCGGGAGCCGCCGTTCACAAACTCGCCATCGGCTTTGGAGTAGCTGATGTCGGCTGAGACGGTCAGGGCATCGCCATTGTTCCACTCTATGTTGAAAGAGCCTGAGGTCAGCTCTGAATACTTAGAGTCGTTATCGTTCACCACAAACAGGGCGAAGTTGTCGGTGCCGTTTGTGCTGACGGTGCCGCCAATCATGGAGCCATTTTTAATGTTGGCGTTGGTGATGGTGCCGTTTTGCAGTGATTTCACCCGGAAACCACGGGCAAAGTTTTCAGAATCAAACTGTGAGTGGAACAAGTCACCCTTGAAAGACCAGTTATCATTGGGGCGCCAATGAATGGCAGCCATGTAACCGTCACGGGTGTCTTCGCCACCTTTTTGCTGCATTTCAAAGCCTTCGCTGATGGACTCGACCACACCATCACCGTTGACATCTTTCTTGGCATCGTTGAAACGCAGGCCGATAAACTGGCTGGCAACAAAGGGCTGATACAGGTGCGCGTAACCCAGCGCAACACCCAGGGTTTCTTCGAGGAACTTGCCCTGATAAGAGAAGCTCAAGCGATTGCCGTATTCATTGGCATCGGCGACTTCATCGGCGCGATCGTTAAAGGCACCGCG
The window above is part of the Shewanella litorisediminis genome. Proteins encoded here:
- a CDS encoding TonB-dependent receptor; this translates as MMQFKPNLLTVALLAAGFSMQVQAAEPSEEKDVNKEEAANIEVITVKGFRTSVIKSLNEKRFGDTVSESISADDLGALPDQSIADALTRLPGITAVRTGGQASGLNIRGLDGDFVFATLNGREQVTTGSKRAIEFDQYPSELISQAAVYKSPKASLIEGGVAGTVELKTADPLRAAKEQNFTFNARGAFNDRADEVADANEYGNRLSFSYQGKFLEETLGVALGYAHLYQPFVASQFIGLRFNDAKKDVNGDGVVESISEGFEMQQKGGEDTRDGYMAAIHWRPNDNWSFKGDLFHSQFDSENFARGFRVKSLQNGTITNANIKNGSMIGGTVSTNGTDNFALFVVNDNDSKYSELTSGSFNIEWNNGDALTVSADISYSKADGEFVNGGSRAVLYQDIDNQIRAAESISYQLNDLNPASISVTNDYTDLSTLGLKEVGMWPYNQQNDLIAYKLDFNYQLDTAFVSSVEFGVRYSEREFNAQRSQAGYGFEFGNNPANQPVLRLTEDMTSVVNFGGELAGYPSFLAIDFDKAVDLVNAQLAATGQDPFAPTANWSNNWTMIQSGAVNEDVLAGYVQANLEFDLADVKVTGNLGLRVVHTDQSSTGLQQVGFGLGEAITDEKGVVSTDYIRNEVGKTYTDYLPSLNLNFHLTDNDQLRFAAASVMARPPIDKLKSGMGSWYDDASTPGYKKYNAWGNTSPLLDPFYADQFDLSYEHYFEDSEGAVVVALFYKDIKSFINNFTIQPFDFEEAGFLVPDTIIDNGVEFPVVKDEGQYQTAINNDKGGYIRGVELAYTQVFDFLPDPLSGLGFTGSYSYSDSEVQFTTDLSGSSLDIPLPGLSEHVVNTTLFYTLDGFDTRLSMRYRSGYVSEQVAVETQLAFFDAETIFDYQASYALDNGLKFLFQINNLTDEPNKTYFGEEYQTGTIQSFGRQYFLGLSYSM